The following proteins are encoded in a genomic region of Galbibacter sp. BG1:
- a CDS encoding DUF805 domain-containing protein: MFKSPFSFEGRIRRTEYGLSVILYIIGYILVFFLTSLFAASLSLDATGVSLLFWVFLIPVIYFNLAQGAKRCHDLGNSGWYQIIPFYGLWMLFAEGQSGVNEYGQNPKEINRYEEISEIGKAS; this comes from the coding sequence ATGTTTAAATCCCCTTTTTCCTTCGAAGGAAGGATCCGTAGAACCGAATATGGCTTAAGTGTTATTCTTTACATAATTGGTTATATCCTAGTATTTTTCTTAACCTCTTTATTTGCTGCTTCACTTAGCTTAGATGCCACCGGAGTAAGTTTACTGTTTTGGGTGTTTTTAATTCCCGTAATTTATTTCAACCTTGCCCAAGGTGCTAAAAGATGTCACGATCTAGGCAATAGTGGTTGGTACCAAATCATTCCATTTTATGGTTTGTGGATGTTATTTGCTGAAGGGCAATCTGGTGTAAACGAATATGGACAAAACCCAAAAGAGATAAACCGCTATGAAGAAATTTCTGAAATTGGAAAAGCTTCGTAA
- a CDS encoding LysR family transcriptional regulator encodes MTITQLQYVLAVAEYQNFTHAAEKSFVTQPTLSMQIQKLEDELDVLIFDRSKKPIQLTAVGEKIVEQARNIVNESYRIQDIVDQEKGYIGGEYRLGIIPTIMPTLLPLFLKNFVKKYPKVNLKIEEQNTENLIEKLEEGHLDAAIAATPLENDHIIERALYYEPFVAYIPENHRLNKLKKVSISDLDIDDILLLEDGHCFRDGVINLCKAKKVYNDDHFQLESGSFETMMKLADEGLGMTLLPYLHTMDIREKQKRHLRYFEEPSPAREVSLIFHKSELKMHITEALKDTISAVVRGAIAFQNVKIVSPIQKK; translated from the coding sequence ATGACCATTACCCAATTACAATATGTCCTTGCCGTAGCAGAATACCAAAATTTTACACATGCGGCAGAAAAAAGTTTTGTTACACAACCTACTTTAAGCATGCAAATCCAGAAACTGGAAGATGAATTGGATGTTTTAATTTTCGACCGAAGTAAAAAACCCATTCAACTTACTGCCGTAGGCGAGAAAATAGTAGAGCAAGCCCGAAATATTGTAAATGAATCGTATCGCATTCAAGATATTGTAGACCAAGAAAAAGGTTACATCGGTGGCGAATATAGATTGGGTATTATCCCAACCATAATGCCTACACTTTTACCTTTGTTTCTAAAGAATTTTGTGAAAAAATATCCAAAGGTCAATTTAAAAATTGAAGAACAAAACACAGAAAACCTTATAGAAAAGTTGGAAGAAGGCCATTTGGATGCTGCTATTGCCGCTACCCCATTGGAAAACGACCATATTATTGAAAGAGCATTGTATTATGAACCTTTTGTAGCCTATATCCCAGAAAATCATCGGTTGAACAAACTTAAGAAAGTAAGTATTTCCGATTTGGATATTGACGACATCCTTCTTTTGGAAGATGGCCATTGCTTTAGGGATGGGGTAATTAATTTATGCAAGGCAAAAAAGGTCTATAATGACGACCATTTTCAACTGGAAAGTGGAAGTTTTGAAACCATGATGAAACTTGCTGACGAAGGTTTGGGGATGACGCTCTTGCCCTATCTGCATACCATGGATATTAGGGAAAAACAAAAAAGACATCTACGTTATTTTGAAGAGCCAAGCCCGGCTCGGGAAGTGAGTTTAATATTTCACAAAAGCGAATTAAAAATGCATATTACCGAAGCACTTAAAGATACTATTTCTGCAGTGGTTCGGGGCGCTATCGCTTTTCAGAATGTAAAAATCGTGAGTCCGATTCAAAAAAAATAG